The following DNA comes from Flavisolibacter ginsenosidimutans.
ACCGCAATAAGTACCGGGATCTTTCAGAAAAACAAATTGCGTAAACACTTTGTTGAAATAAAAAAACGACAGGCTTTTTGACCTGTCGTTTTTTTATTTTCCGTGTGATTTAATACCCTGGATTCTGCCCGTACAATCCCGGCGCGGCATCTAACTGCGACTGCGGCACGGGATAGATGACGTAATTATTGGTTACTTGCTTCATCCGGTTCTGCGTGTCTTCCGAAGCAATCCATGCGTTCATAACGGTAACCAAATTACCGCTGCGCTGCAAGTCAAACCAACGCAAGCCTTCGTCGGCAAATTCTCTTCTTCGTTCGTCGTAAAGCTGTGCCAGTGTAACGTTGCTCTTCGCAGACAAACCAGCCCTTGCTCTTACCTGGTTCACAATGGCGTCAACATCACTCTGCGAACCCGGTGCGCCGTGCAAAATGCATTCGGCTTTCCACATCAATACATCAGTATAGCGAATGGCAATAAAGTTCTCAGCCCAATCAAAACGGCTTGCGGTTGGAATCTTGGTAATGTCCAGCCATTTCTTGTAAAAAGGACGTGTTTCCGTTGTTCCCTGAAAAGTATAACCGGCCGTATAAATCGTAACTGGTTTGCGCACGTCGCCAGTTTCGTAAGAGTTCAACAAATTGTTTGAAACCGGGATGATCTCGAGGCTGCCGTTTGCGTTTGAATTGCTGCCCAAGGAACTGAAATAGGTGTTCGGCGTAAGGCCCCAAACATACGTAGCGCCCAATGTTGGATTTTGTCCCGACATGTACATCACGTCAAAGATGGCTTCCTTGTTTCCGGCAGGCGTGGGGCTTTGGTTGCTGTACGAAAAAATGTTTGCGTAGTTTGTATTGAAGCCATAACCACTGTTCGAAAGAACATCCTGAATCAATGGTAGAGCAAGACTCCATTCATTCAGTCCCAAGCCCGGTCCTTCAATGTTGTAGGTTGGTCCCGAACGCGTCATGTACACCAAAGCCAGCAAAGATTCGGCGGCCCATTTTGTTGCCCTTCCCACATCCGTAGACGTGTAAGCAGGAAACGTTCCGCTGTAATTGGCCGGTAGGTTTGCCGCGGCAAACTGAAGATCGGCAATGATCAACTTATATACATCGGTCACAGAGCTGCGGGCAATGGTGTTTGCTTCTGCCGCTGTTACGGGATGATCAATAACCGGCATTTTTCCAAAGTATCTTACCAATTCAAAATAATAAAATGCACGCAGGAATTGCGCTTCGGCCTGCAGGCGTGTAGCCAGTGCAGCAGAACCGGCATTGGCGCCATTTTTCTTCAACTGATCAAGAACGGTATTGGCTTTGAAAATGCCGCTGAAATCCGAACTCCAGGCATCTTCCACGTAAGCATTGGAAGCAATGCCGGGCAGGAAGTTGTTGATTGGATCCCAGTCGCGTACCGTTACCGAAACACCGTAAATATTATCGGAACGGATTTCGGAAAGATTCAGCAAACGGTCGGGATAGCCACGAAGCGAATTGTAGGCCGCGTTCACTGCCTGAATGAAATCAGCAGGCGCCGCATAGAAGGTTTGCGTCGTTGCAGACGACAAAGGCGTTTGATTCAAATCCTTTGTGCAGGAAACAACCACAAAGGCCAAAGCTATAATAACGAAGTATGCAAGTTTTTTCATTGTGATAAAGTTGCGCGGATTAGAAAGTAATGTTTAAGCCCAACACAAGCGACTTTGGCAAGGGCAAACCGCCGTAATCACCCGCTTCGGGATAAGAACCGTTGGAGCTGATGGTGGTGTTGGCCGCTTCGGGGTTTAAGCCGTTGTAATATTTGTCCCAGCCGAAAAAGTTCTCCAACGAGAGATAAACCCTTGCGCCTTGTATCGCCGATGTCTTCCAAGCTGATTTCAGGTTATAGCCAAGAGTAATGTTGCGAACGCGAACGTAATCGGAAGAATACAACCAATCGGTGTTGGCAATAAAACCAAAGGTTGAATAGGCCTTACTGAAACGTCCGGCGCCTTGATTGTCGGGCGAACGCCAGCGGTTGATGTAGGCCTCCGGTGCGTTGTCGGTAAAGCCTTGGCCCGTACGGGTAATGGCTCGTCCCAACAGGGAATAAATGGAGCCGCCGGTTTGCCCTTGTACCAGTACGCTTAAATCAAAACCTTTGTAACGAAAGGTGTTCGTCATTCCGAAAATATAATTGGGATTGGGATGCCCAACAATTTGCTTGTCGGCTTCGGTAATGATGCCGTCGCCGTTTAAGTCCTGGTATTTTGGATCGCCAACGGTTTCAACGCTGTTGTAAACGGCAACTTTTTTGGCAATGTCATCGGCGGTCAGAAAACCAATTTGCTTCACCACGTAAATGCTGTTCAAAGGCTGTCCTACACGAAGGATGGCATCGGTTACGTCAAAGCCGTTCGGAATAATGATCTGCGTTTGGCCGGGGCCTAAAGCTTCAACGGTGTTCTTATTGTGGCTTACGTTCAAGGTTGTGTTCCATTGAAACTTGCCTACCATGTTGCGAGAGGTGATCTCTAACTCTTCTCCAATATTCCGAACCGCACCGATGTTTTGCAGCGCACTGGCAAAACCCGTTACCGCCGGAACCTGTACGTTCAGCAAAAGATCGGTGCTAAGCTTATTGTAATAATCGAACGAACCTGTAATGCGGTTGCGTAAAATACCAAAGTCAAAACCGGCATCATAGGTTTTTGATTTTTCCCATTTGAGATCTGGGTTTGAAATGACGTTCGGGGCCTGTCCAATGGCAGCCGTTGGTGTGGAACCGAAAACATAACCATAAGAACCGAGAGTAGGAACATCGTAATCGGGAATCTGGTTGTTACCGTTTTCGCCAAAGCTAAACCGCAGTTTGAAGTCGCTGATGACGGGCAATGCTTTCATAAAATTTTCTTCCGTCATGCGCCAGCCAAGAGAAGCGGAAGGGAAAATGCCGTATTTGTTGTTTGAACCAAAACGCGAAGAACCATCCGAACGCAAGCTTGCCGATACAAGGTATTTATCCTTGTAGCCATATTGTACGCGGCCAAAGGTGGACAGCAAAACGTTTTTTGTTGAAGTGGTGTTGCCCGTAACAGCAGCGGCAGCATTCAACGTTTGCACGGCAGCGTTGGTGTAGCCACCGCTTGAATTCAACTGCGTTCTATCCAAACGCTCCATGTTGTACGAATAACCGGCCAATGCGCTCAGACTGTGAACTTCGTTGAAACGCGTTGTGTACGTCAACGTGTTTTCGTTTACAAACGTTTGGCGGCGATAGCTGCTGTAAGAACCCGATGTTGCGGACAGCAAATTGTTTGTTCCATTGAAGGTCCGGCTGGCTTGCGTACCGGTAACGACGTACGGCGTGTAACCGTTTGAAATGTTATCGGTGTTGTCAAGGTTCAAGGTTGTTCTAAAATTCAAACCTTTGATAATTTGCAGTTCACCGTAAATCGTACCAAGTGTGCGGTAACGTTTGCTGAGACCCACGATGTTCTCGAGTTTGCCCAGCGAACCGTTTGAACTGTTGCTCCAGAAATACGTTGCGTTTTTGCCAATGTTGGGATACTGGCCCACCGAGTCTTCCTGCAGCGGCGTCATGCTCAACGCCTGGTGAAAAATATTGTCCTTTCCTTCCACACCCGGATCATGCGTGATGGAATAGGTGGGCGCAATGTTGATTCCGAATTTAAGATACTTAGAAGCCGTGATGTCAACGTTGGCTCTTGCCGAATAAGCTTTGTAATCAACATCGCGAATAAAGCTTTGTTGATTGGCATAGTTGCCTGAGAGATAATAACGCACCGATTCGTTGCCACCGCTTGCCGACACGTCGTAGTTCTGCGTCAATCCTTTTCGTTCGATCTCGCTTTGCCAATCGTGATAGGTTAAGCCCGGATGGCCCGGAACGGCCCAACGCGGATCAATCATATAAGCCGTGTTGATTTGACCCGCAGCCAAACCGATTTTCGCTCGGCGTGTATCGGGATCATCATTGGCCGTTGCGCCTTGAGCGCCGTACTTAAGTACATAAGCCGCGTTGATCATTTCGGTGGCACGATCAATCCATTGCTCGCCGTTCAGCATCTTTAATTTCTTGCTTGCTTCCTGGTAGCCGGTGTAGGCATTCACACTTATTCTTGGCTTGCCAATCTGTCCTTTTTTCGTGGTGATGAGTACCACGCCGTTCGACGCTCTCGAACCGTAGATAGCGGCCGCGGCTGCGTCTTTCAATACTTCTATGCTTTCAATGTCATCTGGGTTGATGTTGTCAAGCGGGTTGCCGGTTGAATAGTTTCCATTGCCCGAATTGCTTGAGTTTTGGGCCAGCGGAAAACCGTCAATAACGTACAGCGGTTCATTGCCGCTGCTGATGGAACCGGCACCGCGAACCTGTACGCTAAAACCTTTGCCGGGGATGCCGGTATTCTGTTTTACCGTAACGCCGGCGAGTTGACCTACCAAGGCTTGGTCAACGCGTTGAATAGGACGCTCATCAAGATTTCGTGCATTAAATTTTGAAACCGCACCGGTCACGTCTCTTTTCTTTTGCGTGCCGTAACCAATCACAACAACGTCTTCCAACGAACCGGTTGATGGCTTCAACGAAACCGAAATTTGTGATTGATTGTTCACCGGCACCTGCTGGCTTTCAAAACCAACGGAACTAAGTTGAAGCGTTGCTGATGCCGAAGCCGTGTTGATAGAAAACGTGCCGTCTTTTTTTGTGATAGCAATGTTCTTCGTTCCGCTTTCCTGCACAGTTACACCTTCAACCGGTTGCCCGTTGTTGTCGGTTACCCGTCCCGTTACCGGAAACTTGTTTTGTGCGAAGGATAACGTTGTGGTAAAAAGCAGAAGAAAAAGAACGAGAGTTCTTTGTAGAGAAACGAAAGATTTCTTCATATAGCTGCATTGAGGTTATAAATGCACAACCAAATTATTCAAGCGGGAATCCCTTTTCGTCCTGTTCCATCCTGCGCAAACGTTTGCCGGGAACAGATTTCATCAATTTTGCCAAACGAAAGACGATGCAACTTTTATACTCAACTATGCAAGAAACTTCACCAGGCTGTTCTATGTAATTGACGC
Coding sequences within:
- a CDS encoding RagB/SusD family nutrient uptake outer membrane protein codes for the protein MKKLAYFVIIALAFVVVSCTKDLNQTPLSSATTQTFYAAPADFIQAVNAAYNSLRGYPDRLLNLSEIRSDNIYGVSVTVRDWDPINNFLPGIASNAYVEDAWSSDFSGIFKANTVLDQLKKNGANAGSAALATRLQAEAQFLRAFYYFELVRYFGKMPVIDHPVTAAEANTIARSSVTDVYKLIIADLQFAAANLPANYSGTFPAYTSTDVGRATKWAAESLLALVYMTRSGPTYNIEGPGLGLNEWSLALPLIQDVLSNSGYGFNTNYANIFSYSNQSPTPAGNKEAIFDVMYMSGQNPTLGATYVWGLTPNTYFSSLGSNSNANGSLEIIPVSNNLLNSYETGDVRKPVTIYTAGYTFQGTTETRPFYKKWLDITKIPTASRFDWAENFIAIRYTDVLMWKAECILHGAPGSQSDVDAIVNQVRARAGLSAKSNVTLAQLYDERRREFADEGLRWFDLQRSGNLVTVMNAWIASEDTQNRMKQVTNNYVIYPVPQSQLDAAPGLYGQNPGY
- a CDS encoding SusC/RagA family TonB-linked outer membrane protein, coding for MKKSFVSLQRTLVLFLLLFTTTLSFAQNKFPVTGRVTDNNGQPVEGVTVQESGTKNIAITKKDGTFSINTASASATLQLSSVGFESQQVPVNNQSQISVSLKPSTGSLEDVVVIGYGTQKKRDVTGAVSKFNARNLDERPIQRVDQALVGQLAGVTVKQNTGIPGKGFSVQVRGAGSISSGNEPLYVIDGFPLAQNSSNSGNGNYSTGNPLDNINPDDIESIEVLKDAAAAAIYGSRASNGVVLITTKKGQIGKPRISVNAYTGYQEASKKLKMLNGEQWIDRATEMINAAYVLKYGAQGATANDDPDTRRAKIGLAAGQINTAYMIDPRWAVPGHPGLTYHDWQSEIERKGLTQNYDVSASGGNESVRYYLSGNYANQQSFIRDVDYKAYSARANVDITASKYLKFGINIAPTYSITHDPGVEGKDNIFHQALSMTPLQEDSVGQYPNIGKNATYFWSNSSNGSLGKLENIVGLSKRYRTLGTIYGELQIIKGLNFRTTLNLDNTDNISNGYTPYVVTGTQASRTFNGTNNLLSATSGSYSSYRRQTFVNENTLTYTTRFNEVHSLSALAGYSYNMERLDRTQLNSSGGYTNAAVQTLNAAAAVTGNTTSTKNVLLSTFGRVQYGYKDKYLVSASLRSDGSSRFGSNNKYGIFPSASLGWRMTEENFMKALPVISDFKLRFSFGENGNNQIPDYDVPTLGSYGYVFGSTPTAAIGQAPNVISNPDLKWEKSKTYDAGFDFGILRNRITGSFDYYNKLSTDLLLNVQVPAVTGFASALQNIGAVRNIGEELEITSRNMVGKFQWNTTLNVSHNKNTVEALGPGQTQIIIPNGFDVTDAILRVGQPLNSIYVVKQIGFLTADDIAKKVAVYNSVETVGDPKYQDLNGDGIITEADKQIVGHPNPNYIFGMTNTFRYKGFDLSVLVQGQTGGSIYSLLGRAITRTGQGFTDNAPEAYINRWRSPDNQGAGRFSKAYSTFGFIANTDWLYSSDYVRVRNITLGYNLKSAWKTSAIQGARVYLSLENFFGWDKYYNGLNPEAANTTISSNGSYPEAGDYGGLPLPKSLVLGLNITF